In one Pungitius pungitius chromosome 13, fPunPun2.1, whole genome shotgun sequence genomic region, the following are encoded:
- the LOC119214674 gene encoding G-protein coupled receptor 26-like codes for MDALDIIASVLVLGIIVVSLLSNVVVLICFLYNPEIRKQVPGLFILNLTFCNLLLSVSSMPLTLVGLITGGYPEGSGFCQFVGFLDTFVTTNSMLSMAALSIDRWVAVVFPLNYHSRIRHRDAVVALAYTWIHSLCFSTVATCRSWVGYHRLYASCTLCNIRANGAGTQFTIFTVALHSLTFLLTLIVLCVTYLKVLKVARFHCKRIDVITMQTLVLLVDFHPSVRQKCLDEQRRRRQRATKKISTFIGTFVVCFTPYVITRIVELFSSGTISPHWGVLSKCLAYSKAASDPFVYSLLRHQYRKTCNLLANKVLKRSPLNSSSSLRMESCAARSANNSNNTNNNQQ; via the exons ATGGACGCATTGGACATAATAGCTTCGGTTTTAGTTTTAGGGATTATTGTCGTGTCGTTGCTGTCCAACGTTGTGGTGCTGATCTGCTTTCTCTACAACCCGGAGATCCGCAAACAGGTACCCGGTCTTTTCATTCTCAACTTGACGTTTTGCAACCTGTTGCTGAGTGTGTCTAGCATGCCACTCACCCTGGTCGGCCTCATCACCGGGGGCTACCCCGAAGGCAGCGGCTTTTGCCAATTCGTGGGATTCCTCGACACTTTTGTCACCACCAACTCCATGCTGAGCATGGCAGCTCTCAGCATCGACAGATGGGTGGCGGTGGTATTCCCCCTGAACTACCACTCGAGAATACGGCACCGGGATGCAGTTGTAGCGCTGGCCTACACGTGGATACACTCGCTATGCTTCTCAACAGTGGCAACCTGCCGCTCTTGGGTCGGGTACCATCGCCTTTACGCATCGTGCACCCTCTGCAATATCCGGGCGAATGGAGCCGGGACGCAGTTCACCATTTTCACGGTGGCTCTGCACTCTCTCACATTCCTTCTCACGCTGATCGTGTTGTGCGTAACGTACCTGAAAGTGCTGAAAGTGGCAAGATTTCACTGCAAACGGATCGACGTGATCACCATGCAGAcgttggtgctgctggtggattTTCACCCCAG TGTGCGACAGAAATGCTTGGATGAGCAGAGGCGGAGGCGGCAGAGAGCCACCAAAAAGATCAGTACTTTCATCGGCACATTTGTTGTGTGCTTCACCCCATATGTCATTACCAG AATTGTAGAGCTCTTCTCCTCAGGCACCATTAGCCCTCACTGGGGAGTGCTGTCCAAATGTTTGGCCTACAGCAAGGCAGCGAGCGACCCGTTCGTCTACTCGCTGCTGCGTCACCAGTACAGGAAGACCTGCAACCTTCTGGCCAACAAAGTCCTCAAGAGGAGTCCgctcaactcctcctcctccctcaggaTGGAGAGCTGCGCGGCGAGGAGCGCCAACAACTcgaacaacaccaacaacaaccaaCAGTAG